The following DNA comes from Bacteroidales bacterium.
GTAGTAGTATAGGACCAAATCCCCATATAATATCAGTAAAATCACTACTATCGTCGTATGTGATAGGAACATTAAAGTTGTTCTCTTTCTTCCACTCCGAAGCCGACTCGCTAAAATTATCAGCAGAGGGGATATTAACAATCAAAGTTGGATTCTCCCCAACCTTAGTAATATCTTTCTCAAAAATCTTTGCGCCTAAACTATCTGTAAGAACAGCCTCAATTGTTCCACTATTGCGGAACACCTTTATGGTCTTAATGCCATTGTTCTCGTTTTTGGCAATCTCTTCAAACGTACTCCAAGGAACCTCTTTACTCACCGAATCGTCATTCTTGTAGTAAAGAACGATAAGGGCAATTGCGATGAGCGAATATACCCAATATAAACTTATTTTAAATCCTCCTTTTTTACTCATAAATCTTTTTGAACATGTAATTAATCAAGATCGGGAATCTCTGTTATTTTAGCATCGCTCCAAAGTTGTTCTAACTTATAAAAGTTTCTAACCTCAGGTAAGAACACATGAACATACATGTGTCCATAATCAATAACAATCCATTGAGAGTTTTTGTAACCATCGTATCCATAAGGTTTAATACCTAAGTCAACACGAACTTTCTCTCTAATGTTATCGGCAACAGCCGCAACTTGAGTTGTAGATTTGGCAGTACAAATAATAAAGTTTCTAACAGTTGCACCCTCAATATCAGAAAGGTCTGCAACAATAATCTTACTACCCTTTTTATCTTGAATAGAATCAACAATAGTTGAAATAAGTTGTTCTTGAATATCCATTAAAATCTCTATCGTTATTTATTAATAAAATTACACAGAATTAAAGTACAAAAATAGTGCCAATGGTTAAATTATACAATTATATGCCAATATGTCGTATAACTATGACAAACTATCTTTGCAAAGATAACTCTTAAATGGCAAACCTACATAATCTATAATAGTAAAAATATGCTCTGTAATCAATCTTTTAAGAAAGTTTGGCAAATCCCACAACAAATATTAATTTCGCTGTTGCAAAAAATGTAAAATAGATGATAACAATAGAACAACTGAAAGAGACAGAAGAACGCAAGTTGGCGTTGAGGAGGTATCTTTGACCCCGATGGTAAGAAAATAGAGTTAGAAGAGGAGGAACTTCGTACTCACGTTCCAGATTTTTGGAACGACAGAGACAAAGCGGAGTTGCAGATGAAGAAGATAAAAGAACTCAAATACTGGATTGACGGATACAACCAAGTAGCAGCGGCAGTAGAGGAGTTACAACTTGCCTACGAATTTTTAAAAGAGGGAGTTGTTGAAGAGGCAGACGTTGATAAAGCATACGAAAGAGCAATAAATTTGGTATCAGAATTAGAACTTCGCAATATGTTACGACGCGAAGAGGATAAAATGGATGCCGTAATAAAGATAAACTCAGGAGCAGGAGGCACTGAAAGTCAAGATTGGGCAGAGATGCTAATGCGTATGTATTCGCGCTGGTGCGAATCAAAAGGATACAAACTCGCAATAGACCACCTGATAGAGGGCGATGAAGCAGGAATAAAAACCGTAACCATGCATGCCGAAGGAGCATTTGCATACGGTTACCTAAAAGGCGAAAACGGAGTACACCGTTTGGTAAGAGTATCACCATATAATGCACAAGGAAAACGAATGACATCCTTTGCATCAGTATTCATCACACCCCTTGTAGATGACTCAATCGAAGTAAAAGTAGATGTCTCTGCAATATCGTGGGATACCTTCCGTTCTGGAGGTGCAGGCGGACAGAACGTAAACAAAGTAGAGTCGGGAGTACGCCTACGCTATAACTACAAAGATCCCTATACAGGCGAAGAGGAGGAGATATTGATTGAGAACACCGAGACTCGCGACCAGCCAAAAAACCGTGAAAATGCTATGCGACAACTCCGCTCAATACTATACGACAAAGAGTTGAAACACCGTATGGAAGAACAGGCAAAAGTAGAGGCAGGAAAGAAAAAAATAGAGTGGGGCTCACAAATACGCAGTTACGTGTTTGATGATAGAAGAGTAAAAGATCATCGCACCAACTATCAAACATCCGATGTAGTAGGAGTAATGGACGGAGACTTAGATCAATTCATAAAATCGTACCTAATGGAGTTTGGAGGAGAGTAAAACCCTAAAAAGCAGAGCAAAAAATGGAACAACTAAAAGTAATAAAAGTAGGAGGCAAAATAGTAGAGGAGAGCGATACCCTTAATGTACTATTAAATGATTATGCAAAGGTAGAAGGATGCAAAATACTTGTACATGGAGGAGGACGTTCAGCAACAAAAATATCGGCACAATTAGGCATTGAAACCCAAATGATAGATGGTCGTAGAGTAACCGATGCCGAAACCCTTAAGGTGGTAACAATGGTATATGCAGGATTAGTAAACAAAACCATTGTAGCATCACTACAATCTCGAGGCATAAACGCCATAGGCGTATGCGGAGCAGATGCAGGAATAATCCTGTCAAACAAACGCCCCGCAACACCAATTGATTACGGATATGTAGGAGACGTGGTAAAAGTAGATGGAGAAATGTTAGCCAACCTATTACAAGGCGGAACATACCCCGTAGTAGCACCAATCACACACGATGGAAAAGGAAATCTGCTAAATACCAATGCCGACACCATAGCAAGTGAAGTAGCAAAAGGCGTAGCCGAAAAGTTTAATGTAACCCTAATCTATTGTTTCGAAAAACCAGGAGTATTAATGGATGAGAACGATGACAACTCGGTAATACCACTAATAAACCGCGAGAAATTTGAAGAATTAAAAGCCGCAGGCATAGTATCGGGCGGAATGTTACCCAAACTCCAAAGTGCCTTCAAAGCATTAGAAGCAGGAGTAAAAGAGGTAGTAATTACTCACGCATCGGCAATAGACAACCCTCAAGCAGGGACACATATCGTATTATAGTTTTTAGTTGTTAGTTTTAGCATATAATCTGCTATTCTAACAACTAAAAACTATCCCAGCGAGGTGGCGTTAGCCAACAACTAACAACTACTTGTTGCCTCAAACCTCTCTTTCTGACTCATACCGGCCAATGATTTAACAACCTCCAGATCGAGGTTAAGCATCTCTGCCAATCTTGAGCCATACTCAGTATCGGCAAGGTAGCAGTGAGCACAATGACGCAGTTTCACATTCTCGGTAACAGGCATAATATCAGCAACCGTATTTTTTAGTAACAAGCAACGCTTCTCCTCGCACATTAAACGATATAAATTACCAGGCTGATAAAAACAATTATCATCCCTATCCTCATAAGGGTTATACCTCATACTCTCCCCATCAGTAGGAGAGTAGGAGTATGCAGCACCCTTAGTCTGCCACTCTCCAATACTGTTAGGCGAATAACCCTTGGTAGCACCCATATTACCATCAACACGCATCTGACCATCCCTATGGAAACTATGCATCGGACACCTTGCCCTATTAACAGGAATTTGGTCGTGATTAACACCCAAACGGTAGCGTTGAGCATCGCCATAAGAGAACAATCTACCCTGTAACATCTTGTCAGGCGAAAAACCAATACCAGGAATCACGTGAGCAGGATTAAAAGCAGACTGTTCCACTTCGGCAAAATAGTTTTCAGGATTACGATTTAACTCCATAACCCCAACCTCAATAAGAGGAAAATCCTTATGGCTCCACACCTTAGTAAGGTCAAACGGATTCTCCTTATAGTTTTCGGCTTCCTCCTCTGTCATAATCTGGAAATATAGTTTCCAACGAGGAAAATCTCCTCTGTTAATAGCATCAAACAAGTCGCGTTGATGGCTCTCCCTATCTTTGGCAATAATAGCCTCAGCCTCTTCGTTCGATAAGTTCTTAATACCCTGCTGAGTAACCCAATGAAATTTAACCCAATGCCTAACCCCATCCTTGTTAATCAAACTATAAGTATGAGAACCAAATCCATGCATGTGTCTATAAGAAGCAGGAATACCCCTATCCGACATCACAATAGTAACCTGATGCAGAGCCTCAGGCAGCATAGTCCAAAAATCCCAATAGTTTTGAGGTGAACGCATATTAGTGTGAGGGTCTCGTTTAACAACATGATTTAAATCAGGAAATTGCAGAGGATCACGCAAAAAGAAAACAGGAGTATTATTACCAACCAAATCCCAATTACCCTCATCAGAGTAAAACTTGACAGCAAACCCTCTAATATCACGTTCCGCATCAGCCGCACCACGCTCCCCGGCAACGGTCGAGAATCTCACAAAAAGGTCGGTCTTTTTGCCCACCTCAGCAAAAACGGTAGCACACGTATATTTAGTAACATCTTTAGTAACAGTAAAAACCCCGTATGCACCACTCCCTTTAGCGTGCATCCTACGTTCAGGAATAACCTCTCTGTCAAAGTGAGCAAGTTTCTCCAAATACCAAGTATCTTCCAATAACATAGCCCCCCTTTTACCCGCAGTAAGCGAGTTGGTGTTATCCTCAACAGGAGCCCCCACCTCATTAGTCAAAAACTTCTTATCCTTCATAATACAAATAAATTTACATTATAGAATAATAACCCCCATCTCCCCAATTTTGTTGAAGAAATAATACTATTTCTCTCTAAATTTATACAATATCATCATTTTGCCCTAAATCAACTTGTTGAGTCAGATAAAATGGTTATATTTGCAATTAGTGTGTATAAAACCACAAAAGGTAAAGAGATAATCAAAAACAAACATCTATATAAACTATGTTTAAAATCAGATTTTTATCAATCGTAATGTCGGCTCTATTTTTGATGAGTTGTACGGCAGAGTTAAAAGTGCGTATTAACCCAACACCTCAAAAAATTGAGATGGCTAAAAAGGGTAGTTTGAATGTTGCAAAAGGTTTTGCACCTGAAGGAGAGTCGGAGTTGGTTGCCCAATCACTTGTTCATTTAAATATAACAGAGAATGGTGTGCCCACTTCGTTTATCATTGATAAGGCTATTGCTCAAACAGATAGTATGCTTGATAAGAGTGGAGCATATATCCTTGAAGTAAACAAAGAGGGTATATTTGTTTCGGCATACGATGAGCGTGGAGCATTCTACGCAATACAAACACTAAAACAACTATCAACTGAGAACGAGATTCCATATATGACAATAACTGACTATCCCGATATGCCATATCGCGGAGTAGTTGAGGGATTTTATGGAACACCATGGTCGCACGAAACACGCGTTTCGTTACTCGATTTCTATGGTAAGTTCAAAATGAACTCATACCTATATGGTCCCAAAGATGATCCATATCATAGTTCTCCCTACTGGCGTTTGCCATATCCCGAAGAGGAGGCTCAAAAAATCAAAGAGTTGGTAGGAGCATCAAAACGTAACTATGTTGATTTCATCTGGGCAATTCATCCAGGAAAAGATATTAAATGGAACGAGAGTGATTACAAAAAACTATATGAGAAGTTTGAATCGATGTACGATTTAGGTATTCGCTCATTCGCTCTATTCTTTGATGACATTGAGGGAATAGGAACACGTCCCGATATGCAGGCTCAACTTCTCAACCGCCTACACACCGAGTTTGTTGAGGTAAAAGGAGATGTTGCACCATTGATTATTTGTCCAACCGACTACACTAAACTTTGGGCAAATCCTGCACCAGATGGATATTTGGCACTATTGGGCAAAGTGTTACATCCATCAATACACGTAATGTGGACAGGAGATTTTGTTTGTGGCGACATTACCCCTGAAACACTCGATTGGGTAAGTGAGCGTATCAAACGCCCATCGTTTATATGGTGGAACTACCCTGTAACCGACTATGTTCGTAACCTTATACTTCAAGGACCAGTATATGGATTAGACAGTACAGCAACAACTTCTACTATGGCAGGATTTGTAAGCAACCCAATGGAGCATGGTGAGGCATCAAAATTGGCTCTTTACGGAGTTGCCGATTACACTTGGAATATTAGTGATTACGCTCCTATGGATAATTGGGAGAATGGTTTGCAAGAGTTGATGCCTAACGCAAAAGAGGCATACCGCACATTCGCAATTCACTCATGCGATACCGAAACAGGATACCGCCGTGATGAATCGTGGGAGACCGAAACATTCACAGTTGAGGAGTACACGCAAGCACAATACGATGCATTAATGGCAGAGTTTAAAAAGATAGAAGCAGCACCTGCAACAATCGACTCATTCTGTATAAATCGAGCATTGGTTGAGGAACTCCGTCCATGGTTGGTTGAGTTTGAGAAACTTGGAGTAAGAGGACAAAACACCCTTGAGTTGATAAAACTTTACGAGGCAGGAGAGTATGAGAAGTTCTGGAACTTGTTTGAAGAGAATCGTATGGACTTTGATGAGCAAGCAGCATATCTTGCACACAAATCGGGAACATTAAAACTACAACCCTTTATTGAGAATACAACCGATGCATTGGCAAACAAATACTACTCAACCGTATCGGGAACGCCTCTTGCAGTACGCAAAGCAATAGGAACATTTGCAAACCTTGCAACTACACAAGTAAAGCCAATGTTTGATGGCGACAAAAATAGTTTCTACACATCTGGCGATGCTCAAAAAGATGGCAGTTGGATAGGTATGGACTTAGGAGAGGTAACAGAAGTTAAAACCATCATAATAAATCAAGGTCGCAATGTTCCCAACGATGTTGACTACTTTGATATGGCGCGATTAGAGTACTCTCTTGATGGCGAAAACTGGCAACTCTTACGCGATAACATTAATGGCGTATATGATGTAATATGGGAGGGAGCACCTATTCAGGCACGTTATGTACGTTTGGCACGTAACGATGAGTCGGAGCGAAAGAACTGGGTAGCAGTTCGCTCATTTGAGGTAAACCCTGTAAAACGCGAAGCATCAATATATACCAATGTTGAGCGACTTGCAAATAACCGAGTAACAACATTCAAAGATCAAATAGTAGTAAAACGCGTATTGGAGGTTATAACTCTTAATCCGGGCGAATATGTAGGAGTTGAGTTACCATTTATTGCAACCATAAAGAATGTAGATACAAAGTTTAATGCTCCACTTGTAGCAGAGTATTCACAAGATGGAGAGAAGTGGAGTACAAACTCAATGCCATGCCGTTATATACGTTATATAAATAACTCTTCTTCTGCCGTTGGAATGAAGATGGATAAATTTGACCTTACAGCCGACCTGTCAGGAGCAAACGGAACAGAGAATGTATTTGACAAAAATTTTGAAACAACATACACCCCAACCGAAGAGGCTACAATCATTTTACCCGAAGGCGTTAAAGAGTGTACAATTCTAATGCGTTCAGCAAATGGAGTAAAAGTAAAACAACTATCAGCAACAGGCGAGGAATTAGCAACTGCCGATGTAACATCGTTATACTACTCATTTGCTCCAGTAGCAGAGGTTAAGAAAATCGCAATCACAGGTAACCCCGAAATTTGCGAGATAGTATATAAAAAGTAGTTTTTAACTACAAAATCATATAAGAAAAGGTTGTAACGTGAGCGTTACAACCTTTATCGTTTATTAGTCTAATAAAAATTCTTAATTTCTAATTGTGGCTTTAGCCACGAACTAATTCCTAATTAATATAAATTACATAATACCGTCTCTGCGAAGTTTCTCTTGCCATTTCCAAGCCGAAGCTAGAGTATCTTCCAAGTTCTCTTTTGCAACCCAGCCAAGAACGTTGTTTGCACGATCAGGGTTAGCCCATACTTTTTCGATATCACCTTCGCGTCTGCCAACAATCTTATAGTTAAGTTTAACTCCTGTTGCTGTCTCAAATGCGTTGATAAGTTCAAGAACTGAAACGCCACGACCAGTACCAAGGTTAAATATCTCAACTTTCTCTTCCGATTTGTTGGTTAACATTCTGTCAACTGCTATAACGTGAGCCTTAGCAAGGTCAACAACATTAATGTAGTCTCGGATACAAGAACCGTCGGGAGTATCATAGTCGTCACCAAATACGCTCAACTCTTTGCGAATACCCATTGCTGTTTGAGTAACAAAGGGAACAAGGTTTTGAGGCACTCCATTAGGTAACTCTCCAATCTCAGCAGTTGGGTGAGCACCTATTGGGTTGAAGTAACGAAGAATAATTGCTTTGTAAGGAACTCCTGAGTATATTGCATCTCGAATAATCTCCTCGTTAATTTGTTTAGTGTTTCCGTAAGGCGAAAGAGCAGGTTTAATAGGAGCAGTCTCATCAACAGGAAGAATATCGGGTTGTCCGTAAACAGTACAAGAAGATGAGAATACAATACCCTCAACACCATACTCAGGCATTAACTCCATAAGAGTCATCAAAGAGTCTAAGTTGTTGCGATAGTACATCAAAGGTTTTTGAACACTCTCACCAACAGCTTTACTAGCAGCAAAGTGAATAATACCTCTAATACCTTTGTTGTTCTCAAAAACATCTTTCATAGCAACCTTATCGTTGCAATCAACTTGATAAAATGCTGGACGAGTACCGGTGATACGCTCAATGCCGTCAATCATATCGGCGTTTGAGTTAGATAGGTTATCAACTATAACAACCTCGTAACCTGCATTTTGTAATTCAACTGTGGTATGTGAGCCAATATATCCGGCACCACCAGTTACCAAAATTTTTCCTTTGCTCATATAGCGTTTATATTTAATAAATTAATATTTCCATATCAAGGTTATGCAAAGTTAAACAAACGTATTGATTTATCAAACAAAAAATAAAGGTTGTTTAAAAAAATAAAAAACAACATTATAAATTTATTTTTTGAACTCCTTAATAATGTGAGTAATTGCATCAATAGGGTAGAAGAGTAACATTCTTGGTCCAGCATATCGCATCACCTCTCTAATCTTCTCTCTCATATTTGATTTATAGCAATGAACTTTACACTTTTTACAACTACCTTTATCATTACCAAAAGGGCAGTTATCAAGTTTTGCAAATGCATACTCTTTTAACTCTTTGCAATCACAACATAAAACTCTATTGCCCTCTTTGTATCGGCAATAGAGTTTTATCATTCTTTCCACAGTTCGTTTCTCTCTTTCAATCTCTGTCATAAACTTCAATCTCTCTGCCGCCACCAAGAGCGTGGTAAAGCGAGGTTATAGCATTGAGTTTTTTTAGTTGGTCTTCAGTTTTTGTAAGTTGAGCCGACAGTAATGATTGTTGAGCATCCAACACCTCTAAATATGTTGAAGAGCCTAATGTCAATAACTCTTTAGTATATTCAACAGCATTAGATAGTTTTTCAATTTGCAACTCTCTTTTGCTCTCTTTCTTTAGTTCTGCATCATAAACCGCCAAAGCATCGCTAACCTCTCTACCTGCATCTAACAACACTTGCTTAAAGTTGAGTTTTGCTTGTCCCTCTTGAGCCTTAGCAATTTTAAGTTTTGCAATATTTACACCCTTGTTAAAGATAGGTTGTGTAATAGAGGCAAGAGCGGAGAGTATTAAACCTCCAGGATTTGTTATTGCCGCCCCTGCAGCATTAGTCCAACCAAGACTTCCTCCAATTGATAGTTGGGGATAAAATGAACTACGAGCAATATTAGTGTTGTAATACATTGCAGCTAACTGATACTCAGCATTCTTAACATCAGGTCTGTTTGAGAGTAGCTCAATAGGAATACCTACCTCAATAGGAACATCGCACTTTTGTGAGTCAATTGAGTTTCTTGCGATTGACTTTGGAAAATCTCCAAGCAAGGTAGCAAGAGCATTCTCTTGTTTAGTAATCTCAGCCTTAACGTCTGGTATTGCCGCCGCAATAGAAGCGTGATAAGCCTCATATTGAGCAACGGCAGCCTCATTTGTCATACCACCCTCTTTCATAGCCTTAATAGTCTCAACGCTCTCAGCCCAGCTCTTTTCTGTAATAGTATATATAGCAAGTTGTTTATCCAAAGCAGTAAGAGTAAAGTAGTAATCTGCAATTGTTGCAATAAGTTGAGTGCGAACTGCTTGTTGATACTCCTTGTTTTGAAGTAGGGCAACTTGTGCTTTACGTTTAGAGTTTAACAGTTTTCCAAACAGGTCAATCTCCCAACTTGCGCTTGCACTTGCATTATAACTCCACGATGCAGCGCTACCATCAAAACTGCTTACGCCACCTTCGGGAGTAAGAGAAATTGATGGCAAGAACGACAATCTTGCCGAAGTAAGAGCTGCTTTAGCCTCATTAACCTTCTCTATTGCAATAAGCAAGTTGGTATTATTTAGCAGACCATAATTAATCAACTCCTGAAGTTTTTCATCAGGATAAATATCTGTCCACTCCAAATTACCAATATTGTTTGTAGAGGGTGTGTTGTTCATACCCTCAGGCATACGATATGCACTTGCAACATTAATATCTTCGGGGCGTTCATACTTCTTGTAAATATGACAGCCACTCAATAAAACAGCACTAATGGTTATATATATAAATTTTCTCATCCTTCTTAAAACTAATTATTTAACCTCTGCAACACTATTTTTAACCTCAATAGGTTTAAACCTCTCTTGTAACTTTTCAAACACAATGAATAGGGCGGGAACAACCAACACTTGGCACACCATACCAATAAGCATACCACCTATTGCACCCGAACCTAATGCACTATTACCATTTGCCCCAACACCTGAGGCAAACATCATAGGAAGCAAACCAATAATCATTGCCAACGAAGTCATTAAAATAGGACGCAAACGAGCAACAGCAGCATCAATTGCCGACTCCACAATGCCCATTCCATTTTGTCGGCGTTCAAGAGCAAATTCAGTGATAAGAATTGAGTTCTTAGCTAACAAACCAATAAGCATAATAAGAGCAATTTGTAGATATATATTGTTATCAATACCCATCATCCATGCAAAAATAAATGTACCTGCAAGACCAAAAGGAATAGAAAGAATTACCACCAAAGGCAAGATATAACTTTCATATTGGGCACTTAGTAGCAGATAAACAAATATTATACAAATAGCCAGAATAGCACCAAGACCACCGCTTTGGCTCTGCTCTTCGCGAGTCATACCCGAATATTCGTAG
Coding sequences within:
- a CDS encoding catalase codes for the protein MKDKKFLTNEVGAPVEDNTNSLTAGKRGAMLLEDTWYLEKLAHFDREVIPERRMHAKGSGAYGVFTVTKDVTKYTCATVFAEVGKKTDLFVRFSTVAGERGAADAERDIRGFAVKFYSDEGNWDLVGNNTPVFFLRDPLQFPDLNHVVKRDPHTNMRSPQNYWDFWTMLPEALHQVTIVMSDRGIPASYRHMHGFGSHTYSLINKDGVRHWVKFHWVTQQGIKNLSNEEAEAIIAKDRESHQRDLFDAINRGDFPRWKLYFQIMTEEEAENYKENPFDLTKVWSHKDFPLIEVGVMELNRNPENYFAEVEQSAFNPAHVIPGIGFSPDKMLQGRLFSYGDAQRYRLGVNHDQIPVNRARCPMHSFHRDGQMRVDGNMGATKGYSPNSIGEWQTKGAAYSYSPTDGESMRYNPYEDRDDNCFYQPGNLYRLMCEEKRCLLLKNTVADIMPVTENVKLRHCAHCYLADTEYGSRLAEMLNLDLEVVKSLAGMSQKERFEATSSC
- the rsfS gene encoding ribosome silencing factor; its protein translation is MDIQEQLISTIVDSIQDKKGSKIIVADLSDIEGATVRNFIICTAKSTTQVAAVADNIREKVRVDLGIKPYGYDGYKNSQWIVIDYGHMYVHVFLPEVRNFYKLEQLWSDAKITEIPDLD
- a CDS encoding beta-N-acetylglucosaminidase domain-containing protein, with translation MFKIRFLSIVMSALFLMSCTAELKVRINPTPQKIEMAKKGSLNVAKGFAPEGESELVAQSLVHLNITENGVPTSFIIDKAIAQTDSMLDKSGAYILEVNKEGIFVSAYDERGAFYAIQTLKQLSTENEIPYMTITDYPDMPYRGVVEGFYGTPWSHETRVSLLDFYGKFKMNSYLYGPKDDPYHSSPYWRLPYPEEEAQKIKELVGASKRNYVDFIWAIHPGKDIKWNESDYKKLYEKFESMYDLGIRSFALFFDDIEGIGTRPDMQAQLLNRLHTEFVEVKGDVAPLIICPTDYTKLWANPAPDGYLALLGKVLHPSIHVMWTGDFVCGDITPETLDWVSERIKRPSFIWWNYPVTDYVRNLILQGPVYGLDSTATTSTMAGFVSNPMEHGEASKLALYGVADYTWNISDYAPMDNWENGLQELMPNAKEAYRTFAIHSCDTETGYRRDESWETETFTVEEYTQAQYDALMAEFKKIEAAPATIDSFCINRALVEELRPWLVEFEKLGVRGQNTLELIKLYEAGEYEKFWNLFEENRMDFDEQAAYLAHKSGTLKLQPFIENTTDALANKYYSTVSGTPLAVRKAIGTFANLATTQVKPMFDGDKNSFYTSGDAQKDGSWIGMDLGEVTEVKTIIINQGRNVPNDVDYFDMARLEYSLDGENWQLLRDNINGVYDVIWEGAPIQARYVRLARNDESERKNWVAVRSFEVNPVKREASIYTNVERLANNRVTTFKDQIVVKRVLEVITLNPGEYVGVELPFIATIKNVDTKFNAPLVAEYSQDGEKWSTNSMPCRYIRYINNSSSAVGMKMDKFDLTADLSGANGTENVFDKNFETTYTPTEEATIILPEGVKECTILMRSANGVKVKQLSATGEELATADVTSLYYSFAPVAEVKKIAITGNPEICEIVYKK
- the prfB gene encoding peptide chain release factor 2 (programmed frameshift) — its product is MITIEQLKETEERKLALRRYLDPDGKKIELEEEELRTHVPDFWNDRDKAELQMKKIKELKYWIDGYNQVAAAVEELQLAYEFLKEGVVEEADVDKAYERAINLVSELELRNMLRREEDKMDAVIKINSGAGGTESQDWAEMLMRMYSRWCESKGYKLAIDHLIEGDEAGIKTVTMHAEGAFAYGYLKGENGVHRLVRVSPYNAQGKRMTSFASVFITPLVDDSIEVKVDVSAISWDTFRSGGAGGQNVNKVESGVRLRYNYKDPYTGEEEEILIENTETRDQPKNRENAMRQLRSILYDKELKHRMEEQAKVEAGKKKIEWGSQIRSYVFDDRRVKDHRTNYQTSDVVGVMDGDLDQFIKSYLMEFGGE
- a CDS encoding efflux transporter outer membrane subunit — its product is MRKFIYITISAVLLSGCHIYKKYERPEDINVASAYRMPEGMNNTPSTNNIGNLEWTDIYPDEKLQELINYGLLNNTNLLIAIEKVNEAKAALTSARLSFLPSISLTPEGGVSSFDGSAASWSYNASASASWEIDLFGKLLNSKRKAQVALLQNKEYQQAVRTQLIATIADYYFTLTALDKQLAIYTITEKSWAESVETIKAMKEGGMTNEAAVAQYEAYHASIAAAIPDVKAEITKQENALATLLGDFPKSIARNSIDSQKCDVPIEVGIPIELLSNRPDVKNAEYQLAAMYYNTNIARSSFYPQLSIGGSLGWTNAAGAAITNPGGLILSALASITQPIFNKGVNIAKLKIAKAQEGQAKLNFKQVLLDAGREVSDALAVYDAELKKESKRELQIEKLSNAVEYTKELLTLGSSTYLEVLDAQQSLLSAQLTKTEDQLKKLNAITSLYHALGGGREIEVYDRD
- the galE gene encoding UDP-glucose 4-epimerase GalE, whose protein sequence is MSKGKILVTGGAGYIGSHTTVELQNAGYEVVIVDNLSNSNADMIDGIERITGTRPAFYQVDCNDKVAMKDVFENNKGIRGIIHFAASKAVGESVQKPLMYYRNNLDSLMTLMELMPEYGVEGIVFSSSCTVYGQPDILPVDETAPIKPALSPYGNTKQINEEIIRDAIYSGVPYKAIILRYFNPIGAHPTAEIGELPNGVPQNLVPFVTQTAMGIRKELSVFGDDYDTPDGSCIRDYINVVDLAKAHVIAVDRMLTNKSEEKVEIFNLGTGRGVSVLELINAFETATGVKLNYKIVGRREGDIEKVWANPDRANNVLGWVAKENLEDTLASAWKWQEKLRRDGIM
- a CDS encoding nitrous oxide-stimulated promoter family protein; translation: MTEIEREKRTVERMIKLYCRYKEGNRVLCCDCKELKEYAFAKLDNCPFGNDKGSCKKCKVHCYKSNMREKIREVMRYAGPRMLLFYPIDAITHIIKEFKK
- the argB gene encoding acetylglutamate kinase, with translation MEQLKVIKVGGKIVEESDTLNVLLNDYAKVEGCKILVHGGGRSATKISAQLGIETQMIDGRRVTDAETLKVVTMVYAGLVNKTIVASLQSRGINAIGVCGADAGIILSNKRPATPIDYGYVGDVVKVDGEMLANLLQGGTYPVVAPITHDGKGNLLNTNADTIASEVAKGVAEKFNVTLIYCFEKPGVLMDENDDNSVIPLINREKFEELKAAGIVSGGMLPKLQSAFKALEAGVKEVVITHASAIDNPQAGTHIVL